The DNA sequence ATTTACGATTGATAATTCTGAAACAGAGTTTGAACTAAGCATGGAGTATGCAGAAGTAGCGGAAAAACTTGGATTTGAACGTTATTTAGTGGTAAAATGCCCAAATGATGATGAGGCTTTTGTAGCCGCTATTGGTAACTTGGTTGAATCTCAGATGAAGGCGTAAGATAACCGTTATCGACTAATTTTTCAATAATTCCTTTAAAGACAGGAACCGCACTTTGCGCTGCAAAGTAAGCTTGGCGTTTCTTGGCTTCACGTACCAAAACACCGATAGTATATTTGTTTTTCTTATCATTTACAAAGCCAAAAAATGAGCTGTTATACACTCTTACGTATTCGCCATCTTCTGCGATGTGAGCCGTTCCAGTCTTTCCACCAATCTCTAAGCCTTCCATTTTAGTACCTGTACCCGTACCTTGTTGAACAACTTTGATTAAAATCTTCTGCATACGTTTAGCCACAGCAACTGGAATAATCTGAGGATCAGCTATTTTTTCTGGAAAATATTCCTGCCCCGTAGGAGAAACCATTTTCTTAACCAAATGGGGTGTTAATATGCGACCGTTATTGTTAAAAACATTATAGGCCTTTAGTATCTGCATAAATGTTGCATTCATACCATAGCCATAACCCACTGTTGCTTTATAAATAGGTGAATTAAATCTATTAAGAGCAGGAATAATGCCAGGATTTTCAAAAGGTAAATCTACTCCCGTTCGTACCGAAAAGCCAAAGTCTTTAAGTCCTTGATAAAACTCAACCGCATCAAGCTTCTGCGCCACTTGTGCTGTACCGACGTTACTCGAATAGGCAACAACATCTTCAACACTCAATTTATCCGCTTTATGCTCATCCTTAATGACTTTCGTTCCAATTTTATAGCTTCCTCCGTAAACATTGACAATATCATACGGATTAAGTTTATTGGCTTTAAAAAGTAGCGCAAAAGTGATCGGCTTCATAACAGAACCTGGTTCGTAAATATACTCAATCGCTGAGATATTGAGTGCCGAATAATCCTTTTTCTCAATACTATCAGGATTAAAACGATTGCTTGAAGCCAGTGTCACAAATTCGCCTGTTTCACTGTTAATGACCGCTACAATAATCTCTTTTGCATCAAGATTTTTTTGTTGTTTATCCAGCAGGCTTTCAATAATTTTTTGCATCTTTAATGAAATACTCAAATGAACATCATAGCCATCAAATCTTCGTGATGAGACACTATTGCCATCTAAAATAATCGCATTCGAAATATCACGCGCACCAACAACCAACGAATCTTGAACCGAAGAGAGGCGGTCTTCATAAAATCGCTCAATACCTTTAACGCCTGTTGATTTGGTAATGTTTTTTTGCTCAATCTTTTTAACATACCCAACAATCGGTGTAACGGAGTCTGAAGACGGGTAAAGTCTGTACTCACCACTTTCAAGGACACTTAAACCGTGCAAGAAAGCAACGCCCGTTTTTGGGTCTTCATAACTTTTAAAAACACCCAATTTATAAAGTTTTCGGGAGAGTTCTTGGAGGTATTTTGCACTTTTTGAGTCAATGCGATACGAAAGAACTGTCGTGCCAACATTGGCATTGAGTGTTGCAGCGACAGCTTTAGGGTCATCCCCACTGTACAAAGAGTAAAGCTTTACAAAAAGATCAAATTTTTTAGGATCAATATTGCGTGTATCAATAATTGCTTTATAGAGTTTTTGGCTCGTAGCAATTTTGAAACCATCAGCACTAATGATGTTTCCACGAAGCGCATAATTGACTTCACTGTGTTCTAATTTGGGCAATCTTCTATCAATGGTCGCCCAGTAAAAAAGCGTTCCAAGGAAGATAATAAATCCAATAAGAACAACAACAAAGAGGAAAAGGATTTTAATTTTTTTGGCGTCAGATTGTTCCATGTAGGCGAAAAATTAGATCTGTGTCCTAGCAATCTCTTTGTAAGCACTGAGCGCTTTATTGCGGATCTCTAACATCATTTTCATATTGGTTTCTGCTTTGTTAATGGCAATAGCCGCTTGATGCAAGTCTTTCACTTCACCTGTGGCAATATCAGCCATCGCTTTATCACCTTTGACTTGGCTGTCATTGACCTCATCAAGAGATTCTTGTAAAATTTTTGAAAAACTTCCATTAGTAGTATCAGTTTTAGCAACAGTTGAATTGGACTTATTGGTTAATGATGAAATGGTATCGATTGTACTTGGCATTTACCTTATCCTTTTAAAATATCTATTGCACTTTGTGCGATGGATTTTGCACTTTGAAATGCTGAAACGTTTGCTTGATAGGCACGTGTCGCCTCAACAAGGTTAGACATCTCAATGACAGGGTTGACATTGGGGTATGCCACGTATCCCTCTTCATTTGCATCAGGATGAGTTGGGTCATATTTGTACTTAAATTCACTCTCATCACGTACCACTTTATCCACTTTGACACTCATTATAGCAGGATTGGCATTTTCTTGCAAGAATGGGTCATCTAGCGGGTTTTCATACTCAAGCAGATTATTTTGACTGGCAATTTTTTCGTTAAGTGTTTTATTAAAATCTATTGCTTTGAAAACAACATCTTTACGCTGATAAGGACCACCTTCACTGGTACGGGTTGTATTAGCATTCGCAATATTGGAGCTAATGACTTCCATACGATAGCGTTGAGCAGAGAGTCCATAACTGCTAATATCAAAACTACTTAAATATGCCATTTTTTTTCCTTACAACTTCGCTGAATATTCAATAACGCTTTTAAAAATAAGACTATCTTTTTGCAATGCCGAACTTAGAGCATTAAACATCATGGCGTTTTTGCCAAGCTCTGAGCTCTCTACGTCTAGATCAACGGTATTGCCATCATTTCGAGCCATTTGACCATCACGAAGATAAACGGTTGCTTTAGAGTTATCAAACCCTGTTGCACCTGTAAGATGAGAAGCATTGGTTTGCGCCATCTCAAGTTTAGAAGATGTATTACCATGCTCACCGTAAATCTCTTTAGATTTTTGAATCAAAGTACTCTCAAAATCGATGTCTCTTGACTTATAAAAAGGGGTGTCGATGTTTGCAATGTTGCTGGAAACGAGATCTTGACGCATTGCTCTAGCATTTAAGCCTTCAACCATCAATTTGTTTGATTTACTGATCTCAAAACCCATCTTTTTTCCTTCCGTGTATAAGTTACTTTATATAAGCAAATTTTATTCCAAATAGCGCGATTATAAGGTTTAATCTATTTTAGTGTAAAATGATATAAATTCTAACTATACAATAAGAAACCATGGAAACAGATAAAATACTTTTTTCACTTAGCACCTTTGCCATCTTTGTCGGCATCGTTTTTTCATTGTCTTTGCCAGTGTTTACAACACTTTTCTTTGACTATTCAGAATATCATTTCTTTGTCCGACAATTTGCAGTAGGAATGATCAGTATAACCATTATGTGGGCACTTTCACAAGTTGATCCTGATAAATTTCTCATGCATATTGGTTTTACAATCTTTCTGAGTTGTCTTCTTTTAATGGGTGTTATGCACTATCTGCCAGAATCGCTTGTCACCTCTGCGGGTGGTGCGAAACGATGGATCAGACTACCGGGTTTTTCACTCGCTCCGGTAGAGTTTTTTAAAATTGGCTTTGTTTACTTTCTAGCATGGAGTTTTGCGCGAAAGCTGAACAACAATAAAAAAACCCTCAAAGAAGAGATGAAACTTATTTTGCCGTATCTGGCTGTTTTCGTTTTGGTTATCTACTTAATTGCCGTCATGCAAAATGACCTTGGACAAGTTATCGTCTTAGCCCTTACCCTTGCGGTGATGGCATTTTTTGCAGGAACAAGTTTGCAACTCTTTATGCTTGCAATTTTGGGCTCTATTTTTGTCTTTTTAGTCGCTATCTTTAGTTCATCTCACCGAATTTTACGTATTAAAACATGGTGGGCAACAATTCAAAATATGGTTCTTTCCCTTTTCCCTGAAAAAATTGCGGCTGTTTTAAGAGTCGATGATGCCCCAGAGCCTTATCAGATTTCGCACTCTCTTAATGCGATTAAACATGGCGGAATTTTTGGTGAAGGCATTGGAAACGGCATGTTCAAGCTAGGCTATCTTAGTGAAGTTCATACCGACTTTGCGCTTGCAGGCATTGCTGAAGAGGTAGGCGCACTTGGCGTTACATTTTTAACCTTAGTTATTATGACCATTATTTACCGTATTTTTAAAATCGCGAGTCGAAGTACCAATAAAGTTTATTATCTTTTCTCACTTGGCATTGGACTTTTAATTGTTTTTTCTTTTTTGATGAATGCTTATGGTATCACTTCCATTACGCCTATTAAAGGTATCTCTGTTCCTTTTATTAGTTATGGAGGTAGTTCTATTTTAGCCCTTGCTGTAGGTATTGGCATGGTGTTGATGATCAGTAAAAAGGCGAAATTATGATAGCTATTACAGGTGGAGGTACTGGCGGACATCTTGTTATTGCGCGTGCGATTAAAGAAGAGCTCAATAACCGTGGAATGAAACCTATTTACATTGGCTCAACGGCAGGACAAGATAAATCATGGTTCGAACACGATACAGGATTTGAAAAAACTTACTTTCTTGAGAGTCAAGGCGTGGTCAATAAAAAAGGACTTCATAAACTTGTGACACTCTTTTCTATCATTCGTTCAGCCTTTACATGTAAAACTCTTTTTAAAAAACATCAGATCAAATATGTTTTTTCCGTAGGTGGTTACTCAGCTGCTCCTGCTTCTTTTGGAGCTTTGCTTTATGGAATCCCTCTTTATATTCACGAACAAAATGCCATTCAAGGTAAGCTCAATTCCCTTCTTCGTCCTTTTAGTAAAGCCTTTTTTAGCTCGTATGATAAAAATGCCATTGAAACAAGCTACCCTGTTAGTGAAGCTTTTTTCAAGATCAGACGAGTGCGTACGCACTTAAAAACCATCATCTTTTTAGGTGGCAGTCAAGGAGCCTCTTTTATCAATGCCCTTGCGCAAAAGCTAGCACCATTACTGCATCG is a window from the Sulfurospirillum oryzae genome containing:
- a CDS encoding peptidoglycan D,D-transpeptidase FtsI family protein — encoded protein: MEQSDAKKIKILFLFVVVLIGFIIFLGTLFYWATIDRRLPKLEHSEVNYALRGNIISADGFKIATSQKLYKAIIDTRNIDPKKFDLFVKLYSLYSGDDPKAVAATLNANVGTTVLSYRIDSKSAKYLQELSRKLYKLGVFKSYEDPKTGVAFLHGLSVLESGEYRLYPSSDSVTPIVGYVKKIEQKNITKSTGVKGIERFYEDRLSSVQDSLVVGARDISNAIILDGNSVSSRRFDGYDVHLSISLKMQKIIESLLDKQQKNLDAKEIIVAVINSETGEFVTLASSNRFNPDSIEKKDYSALNISAIEYIYEPGSVMKPITFALLFKANKLNPYDIVNVYGGSYKIGTKVIKDEHKADKLSVEDVVAYSSNVGTAQVAQKLDAVEFYQGLKDFGFSVRTGVDLPFENPGIIPALNRFNSPIYKATVGYGYGMNATFMQILKAYNVFNNNGRILTPHLVKKMVSPTGQEYFPEKIADPQIIPVAVAKRMQKILIKVVQQGTGTGTKMEGLEIGGKTGTAHIAEDGEYVRVYNSSFFGFVNDKKNKYTIGVLVREAKKRQAYFAAQSAVPVFKGIIEKLVDNGYLTPSSEIQPSYQ
- the flgB gene encoding flagellar basal body rod protein FlgB, encoding MGFEISKSNKLMVEGLNARAMRQDLVSSNIANIDTPFYKSRDIDFESTLIQKSKEIYGEHGNTSSKLEMAQTNASHLTGATGFDNSKATVYLRDGQMARNDGNTVDLDVESSELGKNAMMFNALSSALQKDSLIFKSVIEYSAKL
- the fliE gene encoding flagellar hook-basal body complex protein FliE produces the protein MPSTIDTISSLTNKSNSTVAKTDTTNGSFSKILQESLDEVNDSQVKGDKAMADIATGEVKDLHQAAIAINKAETNMKMMLEIRNKALSAYKEIARTQI
- a CDS encoding FtsW/RodA/SpoVE family cell cycle protein; this translates as METDKILFSLSTFAIFVGIVFSLSLPVFTTLFFDYSEYHFFVRQFAVGMISITIMWALSQVDPDKFLMHIGFTIFLSCLLLMGVMHYLPESLVTSAGGAKRWIRLPGFSLAPVEFFKIGFVYFLAWSFARKLNNNKKTLKEEMKLILPYLAVFVLVIYLIAVMQNDLGQVIVLALTLAVMAFFAGTSLQLFMLAILGSIFVFLVAIFSSSHRILRIKTWWATIQNMVLSLFPEKIAAVLRVDDAPEPYQISHSLNAIKHGGIFGEGIGNGMFKLGYLSEVHTDFALAGIAEEVGALGVTFLTLVIMTIIYRIFKIASRSTNKVYYLFSLGIGLLIVFSFLMNAYGITSITPIKGISVPFISYGGSSILALAVGIGMVLMISKKAKL
- a CDS encoding UDP-N-acetylglucosamine--N-acetylmuramyl-(pentapeptide) pyrophosphoryl-undecaprenol N-acetylglucosamine transferase, producing the protein MIAITGGGTGGHLVIARAIKEELNNRGMKPIYIGSTAGQDKSWFEHDTGFEKTYFLESQGVVNKKGLHKLVTLFSIIRSAFTCKTLFKKHQIKYVFSVGGYSAAPASFGALLYGIPLYIHEQNAIQGKLNSLLRPFSKAFFSSYDKNAIETSYPVSEAFFKIRRVRTHLKTIIFLGGSQGASFINALAQKLAPLLHREGIAIIHQTGKKEFEAMKTFYEAEGIPADVFDFSKEIPNKLASADFAISRSGASTLWELCAASVPALFIPFPHAAANHQYFNAKMLADQNLALILEQSNEIDASSLLEQIKQIDLLHVSERLAQTIHAGGAKEIVDTLLQNPKKEKPC
- the flgC gene encoding flagellar basal body rod protein FlgC, encoding MAYLSSFDISSYGLSAQRYRMEVISSNIANANTTRTSEGGPYQRKDVVFKAIDFNKTLNEKIASQNNLLEYENPLDDPFLQENANPAIMSVKVDKVVRDESEFKYKYDPTHPDANEEGYVAYPNVNPVIEMSNLVEATRAYQANVSAFQSAKSIAQSAIDILKG